Proteins found in one Plasmodium knowlesi strain H genome assembly, chromosome: 12 genomic segment:
- a CDS encoding ribosomal protein L49, mitochondrial, putative: protein MNALIKFMYIPKAHFNIYNEYLNAYRKKINRIPFYIRRTASDNLPVFLKYKNNKNLVVTVIRKIKGNKELLKREIESICNSNVIEKTDCWLIKGNHKKKIKDYFKYIGY from the exons ATGAATGCCCTCATAAAGTTTATGTACATCCCCAAAGCCCACTTCAACATTTATAATGAATATCTGAACGCCTATAGGAAGAAAATCAACCGAATCCCTTTTTACATAAGGAGAACAG CATCGGATAATTTGCCCGTTTTTCTCaagtacaaaaataataagaacCTCGTAGTGACGGTCATTCGAAAgataaaaggaaacaaagAG cttttaaaaagggagatcGAGTCCATTTGTAACAGCAACGTTATTGAGAAAACGGATTGTTGGTTAATCAAGGGGAAtcataagaagaaaataaaagac TATTTCAAATACATTGGCTACTAA
- a CDS encoding cytochrome c oxidase subunit ApiCOX14, putative, which translates to MNINRIFFNKVGEMMKNGNSGMNMQQGANQLLSGKKLIYISKPTHGGFIYWKCRELIHTVKKKTKRCARYLDINHDFSRAALVGVPKTSYDPKNNIFYIQMDNEEWAGIGSKMMMNISMNILFYLHISFWIYFIYYRMLVNNKNNVFSKWKTNE; encoded by the exons ATGAATATAAacagaatatttttcaaCAAAGTTGGGgagatgatgaaaaatgggaacaGTGGAATGAATATGCAGCAAGGAGCAAATCAGTTGCTCAGCGGGAAGAAATTAATATACATTAGTAAACCAACTCATGGAGGTTTCATATACTGGAAATGCAGGGAACTCATACACacagtaaaaaagaaaacgaaaaggtgCGCAAGATACTTGGACATTAATCATGACTTTTCTCGGGCTGCATTAGTAGGTGTGCCCAAAACGAGTTACGACCCCAAGAACAACATTTTCTACATTCAAATGGATAATGAGGAGTGGGCAG GAATTGGAAGTAAAATGATGATGAATATATCTATGAACATTCTGTTTTACCTGCACATATCATTCtggatttattttatatactaTCGAATGCTGGTCAACAACAAGAATAATGTGTTTAGCAAGTGGAAGACCAACGAATGA